A window of the Streptomyces griseochromogenes genome harbors these coding sequences:
- a CDS encoding CaiB/BaiF CoA transferase family protein: MDHLPLPLEGITVVAVEQAVAAPFATRQLADLGARVVKVERIDGGDFARGYDTAAGGLASHFVWCNRGKESIALDLKDPRGLDVVRRLIADADVFVQNLAQGAAARLGLDAATLCAAHPRLIAVDISGYGGFGPYADKRAYDMLVQCEAGLVSVTGTPEQPVKAGIPAADIAAAMYAFSGVLAALVRRGTTGRGGPVEVSMLEALAEWMGHPLHHSMHGGEPPARTGLAHAVISPYDAYATADGGRVLLSVQNDREWRRLAEQVMGRPELGTDPDYATNAARVTNRERTDELVAGALGVLAADEALARLEKAGIACARLRNLHELAEHPQLAARERWRQVGSPVGRLKALLPPITLPGGDEARMGDVPALGQHTGALLRAVGMTDDEIAALRRDGVAA, translated from the coding sequence ATGGACCATCTCCCGCTGCCCCTGGAGGGCATCACCGTCGTCGCCGTCGAACAGGCCGTGGCCGCGCCCTTCGCGACCCGGCAGCTCGCCGACCTGGGCGCCCGGGTCGTCAAGGTGGAGCGGATCGACGGCGGCGACTTCGCGCGCGGTTACGACACCGCGGCCGGCGGTCTCGCCTCGCACTTCGTCTGGTGCAACCGCGGCAAGGAGTCCATCGCCCTGGACCTCAAGGATCCGCGCGGTCTCGACGTCGTACGGCGGCTGATCGCGGACGCGGACGTGTTCGTGCAGAACCTCGCCCAGGGGGCCGCGGCCCGGCTGGGCCTGGACGCGGCCACCCTGTGCGCGGCGCACCCGCGGCTGATCGCCGTGGACATCTCGGGGTACGGCGGCTTTGGGCCGTACGCGGACAAGCGGGCCTACGACATGCTCGTGCAGTGTGAGGCCGGGCTCGTGTCGGTGACCGGGACGCCCGAGCAGCCCGTCAAGGCGGGGATTCCGGCGGCGGACATCGCGGCGGCCATGTACGCCTTCTCCGGGGTGCTGGCCGCGCTGGTGCGGCGCGGTACGACCGGGCGGGGCGGGCCGGTGGAGGTGTCGATGCTGGAGGCGCTGGCCGAGTGGATGGGACATCCGCTGCACCACTCGATGCATGGAGGCGAGCCCCCGGCGCGTACCGGGCTCGCGCACGCCGTCATCTCGCCCTACGACGCCTATGCGACGGCGGACGGCGGACGGGTGCTGTTGTCGGTGCAGAACGACCGGGAGTGGCGTCGGCTGGCCGAACAGGTCATGGGCCGACCGGAGCTGGGGACGGACCCGGACTACGCGACCAACGCGGCGCGGGTGACGAACCGGGAGCGGACCGACGAGCTGGTCGCGGGAGCGCTGGGCGTGCTGGCCGCCGACGAGGCGCTGGCCCGGCTGGAGAAGGCGGGCATCGCGTGCGCCCGGCTCAGGAACCTGCACGAACTGGCCGAGCATCCGCAGCTGGCGGCCCGGGAGCGGTGGCGTCAGGTGGGGTCGCCGGTCGGGCGGCTGAAGGCGCTGCTGCCTCCCATCACACTGCCGGGCGGGGACGAGGCACGGATGGGCGACGTGCCCGCGCTCGGACAGCACACCGGGGCGCTGCTGCGTGCCGTGGGGATGACGGACGACGAGATCGCAGCGTTGCGCCGGGACGGCGTGGCGGCCTGA
- a CDS encoding anti-sigma factor: MSVLGRLLGRGDPHSLAAPYALDALDPGERRRFEKHLNGCDRCAAEVRALSEDAVRLAWSTAAPAPAAMRDRVLAAVRTTPQEQAPATARERAPQLPPHVWGTQPPPSRTRTPRTRPLFVPFATATAAAALVVASLFAVQANHTRDQLDAERSQTREIAHVLAAPDARAAGSEDARGRGIGVIASVSEGRAVVTLSGYGTPSGGRVHQLWAMRPHAQPRSLGLFEGDTPLVAKGLDKSSASLAVTVEPNGGSAQPTSQPLVQLTLKSVGFGE, from the coding sequence ATGAGCGTCCTCGGCCGCCTGCTGGGCCGCGGGGACCCGCACTCCCTCGCCGCGCCCTACGCGCTCGACGCCCTCGACCCCGGCGAGCGCCGCCGCTTCGAGAAGCATCTGAACGGCTGCGACCGCTGCGCCGCCGAGGTGCGGGCGCTGTCCGAGGACGCGGTGCGCCTCGCCTGGTCCACGGCCGCCCCCGCACCGGCCGCGATGCGCGACCGGGTGCTGGCCGCCGTCCGCACCACCCCGCAGGAGCAGGCACCGGCGACCGCCCGGGAGCGCGCGCCCCAGCTGCCGCCGCATGTCTGGGGCACCCAGCCCCCGCCCTCGCGCACCCGTACCCCCCGCACGCGCCCCCTCTTCGTCCCCTTCGCCACGGCGACCGCCGCCGCGGCCCTCGTCGTCGCCTCCCTCTTCGCCGTCCAGGCGAACCACACGCGGGACCAGCTCGACGCCGAGCGGTCCCAGACACGTGAGATCGCCCACGTTCTCGCCGCTCCCGACGCCCGCGCGGCCGGCAGCGAGGACGCCCGGGGCCGCGGTATCGGAGTGATCGCTTCCGTATCGGAGGGGCGGGCCGTCGTCACCCTCAGCGGATACGGCACCCCGTCCGGCGGTCGCGTTCACCAGCTCTGGGCCATGCGCCCCCATGCGCAACCGCGCTCCCTCGGGCTCTTCGAGGGCGACACGCCCTTGGTCGCGAAGGGTCTCGACAAGTCGTCGGCGTCACTCGCCGTAACCGTCGAGCCGAACGGCGGCTCCGCGCAGCCCACCAGCCAGCCCCTTGTTCAACTCACCCTGAAATCGGTCGGATTCGGAGAGTAG
- a CDS encoding sigma-70 family RNA polymerase sigma factor: MEADELLVLVAGGDQRAFEDLYTLVSGPVFGLVRRVVRDPAQSEEVAQEVLLELWRSAARFDPRRGSALSWILTLAHRRAVDRVRSARAAGEREQREALRAGEPAFDHVAEEVEAGLEREWVRRCLDRLTALQRQSVTLAYYDGYTYREVAERLKLPLGTVKTRMRDGLTRLRECLGGAA, from the coding sequence GTGGAGGCGGACGAGCTTCTGGTGCTCGTGGCGGGCGGCGATCAAAGGGCCTTCGAGGATCTCTACACACTGGTCTCCGGACCGGTGTTCGGGCTCGTACGGCGCGTGGTGCGCGACCCCGCCCAGTCCGAGGAGGTCGCCCAGGAGGTGCTGCTCGAACTGTGGCGCTCCGCCGCCCGGTTCGACCCCCGTCGGGGCAGCGCGCTGTCGTGGATCCTCACCCTCGCCCACCGTCGCGCCGTCGACCGGGTGCGCAGCGCCCGCGCCGCCGGCGAACGCGAGCAGCGCGAGGCCCTGCGCGCCGGGGAACCCGCCTTCGACCATGTCGCCGAGGAGGTGGAGGCGGGCCTGGAACGCGAGTGGGTGCGCCGCTGCCTGGACCGGCTCACCGCCCTGCAGCGCCAGTCCGTGACCCTCGCCTACTACGACGGCTACACGTACCGTGAGGTGGCCGAGCGGCTCAAGCTGCCGCTGGGCACGGTCAAGACGCGGATGCGCGACGGACTCACCCGGCTGCGCGAGTGCCTGGGAGGTGCCGCATGA
- a CDS encoding DUF4331 domain-containing protein, producing MTPLFSRSGTGRKGLVTLICGALAAGGLAAAGVATLEPGAASASSHREAPLISGTPQYDNTDLYAFVSPDKPDTTTIVANWIPFEEPAGGPNFYTFADDAQYDIHIDNNGDAQGELLFRYTFKTHVKNKNTFLYNTGAVKSLDDPNLNITQTYDIDLVKLHNQKVVSKTRLADNVPVAPSDVGKASMPDYAKLRSQAVYKTAGGAATFAGQADDPFFADLRVFDLLYGGNLSEVGRDTLKGYNVNTIALQVPNDLIRESSKQPIVGIWSTTQRRNAQGYYEQVSRLGNPLVNEVVNPQKDKDKFNASQPWYDAQFLKNVTNPELPKLIESIYKIKAPAEPRNDLVDVFLKGVKGLNQPPYVKPSEELRLNTSIKPSMHPKRLGVLDGDNAGFPNGRRLTDDVIDASLQVVEGELVGSKNDLGDAVDKNDKGFEKYFPYVAEPTEGSRGALAKGTSGNADVRSQLGDALQPAGSSSGGSGNTMLIAASAASGAAGILLIGTAFAWWRRRMQRPY from the coding sequence ATGACACCTCTCTTCTCCAGGAGCGGCACGGGACGCAAGGGCCTGGTCACGCTCATCTGTGGTGCGCTGGCCGCCGGGGGGCTCGCAGCCGCCGGCGTCGCCACGCTGGAACCCGGGGCGGCCTCCGCCTCCTCCCACCGGGAGGCCCCGCTGATCTCGGGGACCCCGCAGTACGACAACACGGACCTGTACGCGTTCGTCAGCCCGGACAAGCCCGACACCACGACGATCGTGGCCAACTGGATCCCGTTCGAGGAACCGGCCGGCGGCCCGAACTTCTACACGTTCGCGGACGACGCCCAGTACGACATCCACATCGACAACAACGGTGACGCGCAGGGCGAGCTGCTGTTCCGCTACACCTTCAAGACGCACGTCAAGAACAAGAACACTTTCCTCTACAACACGGGGGCGGTGAAGAGCCTCGACGACCCGAACCTGAACATCACGCAGACCTACGACATCGACCTGGTCAAGCTGCACAACCAGAAGGTGGTCTCCAAGACACGGCTCGCGGACAACGTGCCGGTCGCGCCGTCGGACGTCGGCAAGGCGTCGATGCCGGACTACGCCAAGCTGCGGTCCCAGGCCGTCTACAAGACGGCGGGCGGTGCCGCGACCTTCGCCGGGCAGGCCGACGACCCGTTCTTCGCGGACCTGCGCGTCTTCGACCTGCTCTACGGCGGGAACCTCTCCGAGGTCGGGCGGGACACGCTCAAGGGCTACAACGTCAACACGATCGCGCTGCAGGTGCCCAACGACCTGATCCGTGAGTCGTCCAAGCAGCCGATCGTCGGCATCTGGTCGACGACCCAGCGCAGGAACGCGCAGGGCTACTACGAGCAGGTTTCGCGCCTGGGCAACCCGCTGGTCAACGAGGTCGTCAACCCGCAGAAGGACAAGGACAAGTTCAACGCGTCCCAGCCCTGGTACGACGCCCAGTTCCTGAAGAACGTGACCAACCCCGAGCTGCCGAAGCTCATCGAGTCGATCTACAAGATCAAGGCACCCGCCGAGCCGCGCAACGACCTCGTCGACGTGTTCCTCAAGGGCGTCAAGGGTCTCAACCAGCCCCCGTACGTGAAGCCTTCGGAGGAGCTGCGCCTCAACACCTCGATCAAGCCGAGCATGCACCCCAAGCGGCTGGGTGTCCTCGACGGTGACAACGCGGGCTTCCCGAACGGCCGTCGCCTCACCGACGACGTGATCGACGCCTCGCTCCAGGTGGTCGAGGGTGAACTGGTCGGCTCCAAGAACGACCTGGGTGACGCGGTCGACAAGAACGACAAGGGCTTCGAGAAGTACTTCCCGTACGTGGCCGAGCCGACGGAGGGCTCCCGGGGCGCCCTCGCCAAGGGCACGTCCGGCAACGCCGACGTACGCAGTCAGCTCGGCGACGCCCTGCAGCCGGCCGGGTCCTCCTCCGGCGGCTCCGGCAACACGATGCTGATCGCCGCCTCCGCGGCCTCGGGCGCGGCCGGGATCCTGCTGATCGGCACCGCCTTCGCCTGGTGGCGCCGTCGGATGCAGCGCCCGTACTGA
- a CDS encoding tetratricopeptide repeat protein, protein MAPRIDDEESGGRTVSKGAGATPAPAARATGPIGSGTDSAVPQTQPSVPDTTTATPEPETSLPDTETATPEPETSAPGAEAVASDAVPEAVAAETGSVPGADRRVAAVRRLASAGRRRHAAQLVCSAALLAVALTGGAIAVGAARDGGPAVAAASSAVDPGVLGGGNLDAAIASLQTHLRSQPRDSGSWATLGLAYVEQARTKGDPARYPQADKALRRSLALAPGNDQALAGQAALAAARHDFKDTLTYADQALKQNPYSERALSSRVDALVEFGRYTEASRAVDTADTRKPGVPVFTRYAYVHELRGDVPTARRVLEQALSVATSPGDVAYVSAQLGQLAWNQGDYKSALGSYARALAADENYLPALEGRARAQAATGGRDEAIKGLETVVSRYPLPGPLVELGELYEARGAAGDRARARDQYALVDAWIGLARANGVNADLDTALAAADHGDKASALRAARAEWARRHTVHTADALAWALHVNGHDQEALSYARGATATGYRNAAFLYHRGMIELATGHTKDGRASLTAALKLNPGFSPLGAAAARKALEAAR, encoded by the coding sequence ATGGCCCCGCGTATCGATGACGAGGAGTCCGGCGGGCGGACGGTGAGCAAGGGCGCGGGCGCCACCCCGGCGCCCGCCGCCCGCGCAACCGGACCGATCGGGTCCGGAACGGACTCGGCCGTGCCACAGACGCAGCCGTCCGTACCGGACACGACGACGGCAACACCGGAACCGGAGACCTCCCTGCCCGACACGGAGACGGCAACACCGGAGCCGGAGACCTCCGCGCCCGGCGCGGAGGCGGTGGCGTCTGATGCGGTGCCGGAGGCCGTGGCGGCGGAGACGGGCTCTGTGCCCGGCGCCGACCGGCGCGTGGCCGCCGTCCGCCGGCTCGCCTCCGCGGGGCGCCGCCGGCACGCCGCTCAACTCGTCTGCTCCGCCGCGCTGTTGGCCGTCGCGCTGACCGGCGGTGCGATCGCCGTCGGGGCGGCGCGGGACGGCGGGCCCGCCGTGGCGGCCGCGTCCAGTGCCGTCGACCCCGGGGTTCTGGGCGGCGGCAACCTGGACGCGGCCATCGCCTCCCTCCAGACCCATCTGCGGTCCCAGCCCAGGGACTCCGGCAGCTGGGCCACCCTCGGCCTGGCCTACGTGGAGCAGGCACGGACCAAGGGCGACCCCGCCCGGTACCCGCAGGCCGACAAGGCCCTGAGGCGGTCCCTCGCGCTGGCCCCGGGCAACGACCAGGCCCTGGCCGGCCAGGCCGCCCTCGCCGCCGCCCGGCACGACTTCAAGGACACCCTGACCTACGCGGACCAGGCCCTGAAGCAGAACCCGTACAGCGAGCGCGCCCTGTCCTCCCGTGTCGACGCCCTGGTGGAATTCGGCCGGTACACGGAGGCGTCCCGGGCCGTCGACACAGCGGACACCCGCAAGCCGGGCGTACCGGTCTTCACCCGGTACGCGTACGTGCACGAGCTGCGCGGCGATGTGCCGACCGCCCGGCGCGTACTGGAGCAGGCCCTCTCCGTCGCCACGTCACCGGGCGATGTGGCGTACGTGTCCGCCCAGCTCGGCCAACTGGCCTGGAACCAGGGCGACTACAAGAGCGCGCTCGGCTCCTACGCCCGGGCGCTCGCCGCCGACGAGAACTACCTCCCCGCGCTGGAGGGCCGGGCCCGCGCCCAGGCGGCGACCGGCGGACGAGACGAGGCGATCAAGGGTCTGGAGACCGTGGTCTCCCGCTATCCGCTGCCCGGACCGCTCGTCGAACTCGGCGAGCTGTACGAGGCCCGCGGCGCGGCCGGCGACCGGGCCAGGGCACGCGACCAGTACGCACTCGTGGACGCCTGGATCGGCCTCGCGCGCGCCAACGGCGTCAACGCCGACCTCGACACCGCGCTGGCCGCCGCCGACCACGGCGACAAGGCGTCCGCCCTGCGTGCGGCCCGCGCCGAATGGGCCCGCCGGCACACCGTGCACACCGCGGACGCCCTCGCCTGGGCACTGCACGTCAACGGTCATGACCAAGAGGCCCTTTCCTACGCCCGCGGCGCCACGGCCACCGGCTACCGCAACGCCGCCTTCCTCTACCACCGCGGCATGATCGAGCTGGCCACGGGCCACACCAAGGACGGCCGGGCCTCCCTGACGGCGGCCCTGAAGCTGAACCCCGGCTTCTCCCCCTTGGGCGCGGCCGCGGCCCGCAAGGCCCTGGAGGCCGCCCGGTGA